TAATAAGCAGTGACAAGTATTTAAAGACCTCGGGAATTTTCATTGTGTTAGTGCGTGGTAGGGCCAGCGTCTATCAAGAGCCATTTCGgatattattttcttttggagGGGGGCATTTATATTCTTTAGTGACTGCACAGCTTGCAGTGCACTGCACCAggagtttcttttttttgcagaGACGAGTTGATAGCTGCTGCCCTGCCATTTTTGCATTCCTATCGTGAGCACTCGAAACAGGGGTTTTTTTCCCCCCTTTTGGTTTCTTTTGGGCGAGCTGAGCTTCACTGGCTTTTCCTGAGatcgcggccggcgacggcgagttgGATCCACCATGAGCTcaccggagacgacgacggagTGCGTCAGCaacgagcagcagcggcggcgccaccacttCATCCTGGTGCACGGCGTCTGCCACGGCGCGTGGTGCTGGTACAGGGTGGCCACCGCGCTCTcctccgccggccaccgcgtcACCACGCTCGACATGGCCGCGTGCGGCGGGCGCCCGGTCCGCGCCGACGAGGTGCCGTCCTTCGAGCAGTACACCGCGCCGCTGCTCGACGCGCTGGCCGATCAGgacggcgaggagaaggcggtCGTCGTCGCGCACAGCTTCGGCGGGCAGAGCCTCGCGCTGGCCATGGAGAGGTACCCGGAGAAGATCGCCGTCGCTGTGTTCGTCACCGCCACCATGCCCGCCGCCGGCATGCCCATGTCGTTCGCGTTCAAGCAGGTACATACCTAcagcaaaatcacccaaaacCTTTGTGAAATGTGAAGCAGTGTCTGAACTTACTCTGAATTGTACGAGCTGCGGCTAGCTATCGCAAGGGAAGGATGCAGATTTCTTCATGGATTGCACGATCAGGACCATCGGTGATCCCCAGAATCCTGACAAGACGTTTCTGTTCGGACCAGAGTACTTGGCACGGCGAGTGTATCAGCTCAGCCCACCCGAGGTATGCAACAATGGCCATTATCTGTTCCTCTGAATCTCTCATGTAATTAACTACACGCCATGACAttgtgactgacatgtgggacccatcaCCTACAGGTCTACTTCCTTCATCCCAAAAATAATGTATTCTCTCttattacaacgaatctggataacctctgttcagattcattgtactaaaaTAGATCGCATCCCTTCCTAGGTTAAGtactttttttggacggagagaatATATGTCAACAACCACGTTTCGGTGATTTTACATAAGTGGCCGATCCAATTCATGGTTCCTCTGACGGTGCAACTCTTGCAGGACTTGGCCCTGGCGATGTCGATGGTGAGGCCGTCACGGCGGTTCCTGAACGATGCCACGATGAACGGGGAAGTCCTGACGGCGGGCAGGTACGGCGCGGTGAGGCGAGTGTACGTCGTGGCCGAGGACGACGAGTGGAAGCCGGCGGAGATCCAGCGGCTGATGGTGTCATGGAACCCTGGTACGGAGATGAGGACGTTGCAGGGAGCTGATCATATGCCCATGTTCTCAAAGGCGAGGGAGCTCTCAGAATTGCTCATGGTGATTTCCAACAACTAGAGTTGGGATTTTCAGAAGCATATGGCCTGGTGTTAATATTAGAGCTTGTTATGTGCCTTTCAGTGAAGTGGGTGTTCATATTTGAATGCTAGCTCAAGTATTCTTCGGATAAAACGTCATTGGAAATGCATCGATTTCtcaaaaatacatatataacacACTACTACACAAACAATTTTTCCATGCAGTTGGGGCGCTCGTCTACGTGTAAAGGACTATGAAAATAGCGATTTTCACATACGGATTGCGCAACGGCATGGAAAATATCAGTATTTTCATATGCGGGTGCTTATGTGGGCCGCATGGAAATAAATCCAAAAAACTAAAaatctcaaaagaaaaagaaaagtcgAAACTCTAGCTCCTGATGGCAGTGGCGGTGCGGATCCAGCCGTTGCGGAGCAGACAACGGTGGATGTGGCTGTCGCTCGGCCGACGGTGGCAGATCGGACCATTGTGCAGCCTACAGTGGTGGATCGAGCCGTCGTGAGGCCAGTGGTGGCAGCAACGCCACCCGAAGTCGCCGAGCTGCCCACTGCAGCCCGCTCCCACAGAGAGAAGAGattggagaggagaagagaggaagagggaggagaggaggaggagaggaaaatatcaaggagggaggagaggaggtgaaaaAATTTGAAGGGATGAGGAGGGACAAGAGAGGGTTGGGAAGAAAATAAATGAGGGATAAGAAGGGTGCATTCCGCATGCAGCCCACATATGAAAATATGctcatttttacatgcggaccTTTCTGTATGCGAAAATTAAGGTTGATTTTGGCAGATGTGACCAATCACAGTCTGCCTATAACATATAGGGGttctcgtacagaaaaatcgtCCTTGTAGTAGTGACAATGCCTTCTGCTCTGCTGAACAAGAAATGTAAATCATGCAGATAGATTATGTTGGTGACGAACAAGCAactatgtactacctccgtcctataaaaaacgaatctaggatAGTGTTGGTGGTATGCCGTGAGGCCCTTCGGCCGGGCCTGCCGAAACCTAAGAACCAGCGAGGATTCAAGCCAAAGACAATAGAGCCAGTTGGGCGAAGCCCCATGGCGAAGGCCATGGGCGGAGATGGCGAAGGCTGACAAGCCGCGTTGGGTCCATGCGAAGCAAAGGCATCTTGGGCGAACGGCATATAGCCAAGGGTATACAGCGAAGCCGCGAGGCCTCCATCAGGACGGGTTCGGCATGCAAGCGGCCTCGCGGGTTGCTTCGGCCTGACGGGCCCATTCGCTATAGACCGGGCCCAATCTATTGGCCCATTAGAGGCCCATGTATGCAAATAACACTGTGTAACCATGTAAATGCccctttcataagggtaaccatgtaaattcccctgtaaaacctaaaccctaataggGGGACCTGTAACAGGattataaatagacccctagggccatgtaaggGGGGCATCCccaaaaaaatcttaaaagttAATACAGTTTACTGCTTTCCAACattgttgagtaaccacgtccttcgacgtatacagttgtcgtttcgacaacagatAGGATGTGACATATAGTACAGCTTCGGCTTTGCAGGCACAActtcaagctttccttcagcaactcaaccaaccccacaACATTCCAAGTACAGCCCCTTCGGCCCGACCGGAGGGGAACACAAGTCAAGGTGCACCCAATTGGCTGCCGTCGAACCAGACAGGTCCGGGGGCTTCGCCTTGGAGTTAAGGACTGCAGTTCGACTTCAGCAACGCTACTCAAGCACCAACCATTCAACCACAGGCATCGACACCGACACCAGGCTTCGGAACAAATCAGGCGCCAAACCTGGTCGCCATGGCATGGACTCAGCCTTCGTTCGACCCGTCCATGGCGGCGCACCAAGCGTCACTGTTCGGAGCCGAGCAGCCTAACATTGTGGCCCAACCTCACGCACAAGCCATGACTTCGCCCTTCGCCACGCCATATCCACAGCAAGGTATCGTAGGCAATGCGGGGGGCGAAAAGGGACTGCTGTTGAGCTCGGGAATCAAGAATCatccaatcccaccccagttcaagttcACACCCATTCCGCGATACTCGGGCGAAATGGACCCAAAAGAGTTTCTGTCCATCTATGAGTTCGCGATCGAAGCTGCTCATGGCGACGAAAAcaccaaggcaaaggtaatcCATCTCGCTCTAGATGGCATCGCTCGTTCTTGGTACttcaatttaccagccaatagcatttactcataggagcaattgcgcgatgtctttgtccttaacttttgAGGTACttatgaggagccgaagacgcagcagCATCTACTCAGTATTCACCAGAGGCCTGCGGAATCGATACGACAATACATGCATCGTTTCTCGCAAGCCTgatgccaagttcaagacataaccgaaGCATCTGTCATCAACACTTCTTCAGCCGGGCTGCTTGAAGGCGAACTCACAAagaaaatcgccaacaaggagctGCAGACTCTCGAGCACCTGCTTCGCATCATTGATGGGTATGCAAGAGGCGAAGAGGATTCCAAGTGGCGGCAAGCAATCCAAGCCGAGTACGACAAAGCTTCCATCGCCGCTGCCCAAGCCCAAGTCCAAGCGCAGGTCGTCGAACTAGCTCCCCTCACCGTTCGCCAACCTCAGCCGGAGAACCAGGGACAGTCGCCAAGACCAAGTCAAGTTCCCATGACTTGGAGGGAATTCAGAAATGATCGCACGGGCAAGGCGGTGATGGCTGTCAAAGAGGtccaagccctccgcaaggagttcaaCGCTCAGCAATCAGGCAGCCATCAACAGCCTATTCGCAAGAAGGTTAGGAAGGACCTCTATTGTGCATACCACGGGCGATCCTCGCACACCAccgagcaatgccgaaacatccGGCAGTGTGGCAACGCTCAAGACCCAAGGCTGCAACAAGGGGCTACTATCGAAGCACCTCGCGAAGCTACTCAAGAACAAGCACCCCCGGCCGAACAACGCCAAGACGCCCAGCGCAGAATAATTCAAGTGACTAGAAGGGCCGATCCGCCAGTACCACAGTCAAAGcggcagaagaagatgcagctgcGAACGGTGCACAACATCACCGCGGCAGGCGAAGGGGCTCCGAGGTACTTGAACTAGCAAATTTCCTTCGGGCCAGAAGATGCCGAAAGGGTGCTATTCCCACATCAAGACCCCTTGGTGATCTCAGCCGAGGTGGCTGGCTTCGAGGTTTGGCGAATCCTAGTTGACGGGGGAAGTTCGGCCGATGTCATCTTCGCCGAAGCAAATGCCAAGATGGGATTGCCAACCCTAGCCCTCACCCAGGCACCAGCCT
The nucleotide sequence above comes from Oryza glaberrima chromosome 11, OglaRS2, whole genome shotgun sequence. Encoded proteins:
- the LOC127755107 gene encoding probable esterase PIR7A — protein: MSSPETTTECVSNEQQRRRHHFILVHGVCHGAWCWYRVATALSSAGHRVTTLDMAACGGRPVRADEVPSFEQYTAPLLDALADQDGEEKAVVVAHSFGGQSLALAMERYPEKIAVAVFVTATMPAAGMPMSFAFKQLSQGKDADFFMDCTIRTIGDPQNPDKTFLFGPEYLARRVYQLSPPEDLALAMSMVRPSRRFLNDATMNGEVLTAGRYGAVRRVYVVAEDDEWKPAEIQRLMVSWNPGTEMRTLQGADHMPMFSKARELSELLMVISNN